The following proteins are encoded in a genomic region of alpha proteobacterium U9-1i:
- a CDS encoding DNA primase: protein MRFSDTFLRQVRDRVSIADYAGKRMAWDKRKTRASAGDFWACCPFHDEKSPSFHVLDSKGIYKCFGCGEKGDVFTLAIKLEGLTFPEAVKQMAERAGMALPEDDFEDRQETDRRKRYFAAAARAAKLFADALRSSGGADARKYLQGRGIGPDEWTRFGIGLAPDEWTWATDKLKTEGFTLEEIVNAGIAREGEEGKRAIDTFRGRITFEITDTAGKIIGFGGRALAKDAKAKYINSPETPLYSKGRVLYRIKQARELLSKTKAPGLVVGEGYLDVIAFERAGIAAVAPCGTALTEDQLQLLWRSGGEPVLCFDGDSAGKRAADRALDLALPHLAPERTVRIALLPEGEDPDDIYRRLGAEALAPIIAAALPASDALFERERVRRELTTPEARAAFKQNLRDAAQKIADAETKRAYLSDLLSRADEALRPPKREWQPWQPPAPGGGPRKGGRFAPPPGPSAELRASMAANARPAAENFLRFAVDHPGVLARYADWIDRLHVADRELEAVRTALLALSGPESSGQTIDREALSRHLHQSGEERAAARVSRWPALSPRRGLAQVAPDADLEAEWLALATRDVVLPAIKEELAELREMVDAGDDDAFVRFQALAKEARAIEARAREKQDDSRPSDDADDMVA, encoded by the coding sequence ATGCGTTTTTCCGACACCTTCCTACGACAGGTGCGCGACCGGGTTTCCATTGCCGACTATGCTGGCAAAAGGATGGCCTGGGACAAGCGCAAGACACGCGCGTCGGCCGGAGATTTCTGGGCGTGCTGCCCGTTCCATGACGAAAAAAGCCCCTCGTTCCACGTGCTGGATTCCAAGGGCATCTACAAATGCTTCGGCTGCGGAGAGAAGGGCGACGTCTTCACGCTGGCGATCAAGCTTGAAGGCCTCACTTTCCCGGAAGCTGTGAAGCAAATGGCCGAGCGCGCCGGTATGGCGCTCCCGGAAGACGATTTCGAAGACCGCCAAGAAACCGACCGCCGCAAGCGCTACTTCGCTGCCGCCGCGCGCGCCGCGAAACTGTTCGCCGACGCGCTGCGCTCATCCGGCGGCGCTGATGCGCGCAAATACCTGCAAGGGCGAGGCATCGGCCCCGACGAATGGACGCGCTTCGGCATTGGCCTCGCGCCTGACGAATGGACGTGGGCGACCGACAAGCTCAAAACCGAAGGCTTCACGCTCGAAGAAATTGTCAACGCCGGAATTGCGCGCGAAGGCGAAGAAGGCAAGCGCGCCATCGACACCTTCCGTGGTCGCATCACGTTCGAAATCACCGATACGGCGGGTAAAATCATCGGCTTCGGCGGTCGCGCGCTCGCGAAGGACGCCAAGGCCAAATACATCAATTCGCCGGAAACACCGCTCTATTCCAAAGGCCGCGTGCTTTATCGCATCAAGCAAGCGCGCGAGCTCCTGTCGAAAACCAAAGCGCCCGGCCTTGTCGTCGGCGAAGGTTATCTCGACGTCATCGCGTTTGAACGCGCCGGCATCGCCGCTGTCGCACCGTGCGGCACCGCGCTCACCGAAGATCAGTTGCAGTTGCTGTGGCGCTCGGGCGGCGAGCCCGTGCTCTGCTTTGATGGCGATAGCGCCGGCAAGCGCGCCGCCGATCGCGCGCTCGATCTGGCGCTGCCGCATTTGGCGCCTGAGCGCACCGTGCGCATCGCGCTTCTGCCCGAGGGCGAAGACCCTGACGACATCTACCGCCGTCTCGGCGCTGAAGCGCTCGCGCCGATCATCGCCGCAGCGTTGCCTGCATCGGATGCGCTGTTCGAACGCGAACGCGTACGCCGCGAACTCACCACCCCCGAAGCGCGCGCCGCCTTCAAACAAAACCTGCGCGACGCCGCTCAGAAGATCGCCGACGCGGAAACCAAGCGCGCTTACCTGTCGGACCTCCTCTCGCGCGCCGACGAGGCGCTGCGTCCGCCCAAGCGCGAGTGGCAGCCGTGGCAACCGCCCGCGCCCGGCGGCGGCCCCCGCAAAGGCGGCCGCTTCGCCCCGCCCCCAGGGCCAAGCGCGGAACTCAGAGCCTCGATGGCCGCGAACGCCCGGCCCGCCGCGGAGAATTTCCTGCGCTTCGCGGTGGACCATCCGGGCGTCCTTGCGCGCTACGCCGATTGGATCGATCGCCTCCACGTCGCAGACCGCGAACTGGAGGCCGTCAGGACTGCCCTTTTGGCTCTTTCCGGCCCCGAAAGTAGCGGGCAAACCATTGACCGGGAGGCCCTCAGCCGCCATCTCCACCAATCCGGTGAAGAACGCGCTGCGGCGCGCGTTTCGCGCTGGCCGGCGCTCTCCCCCAGGCGGGGGTTGGCCCAGGTCGCGCCAGACGCGGACTTGGAGGCCGAATGGCTCGCCCTGGCGACGCGCGACGTGGTTTTGCCGGCGATCAAGGAGGAATTGGCCGAACTCAGGGAGATGGTGGATGCGGGCGACGACGACGCCTTTGTCCGCTTCCAAGCTTTGGCCAAGGAAGCCCGCGCCATCGAAGCGCGGGCGCGTGAGAAACAAGACGATAGCCGTCCCAGCGACGACGCCGACGACATGGTTGCATGA
- a CDS encoding hypothetical protein (protein of unknown function DUF541) gives MRLMKVAAVATLVAAFAAPQLASAQQPAHQHGPAIEGTVLTISAEGKTESAPDMATVNLGVTTEGQTAAAALAANAQRMNALTQALRRAGVAERDIQTANVSVSPQYAYGENTPPRLTGYQASNNVNARVRNIANVGRVIDAAVGAGGNTVNGVSFSHQDPDAQLDAARRDASTEARRRADLYAQSFGMRVHRVIAISESGGYPPPMPYPVMMQARMADGAQSTPIAPGEVETRVNLSVTYELR, from the coding sequence ATGCGTTTGATGAAAGTAGCGGCTGTGGCGACCTTGGTGGCCGCGTTCGCCGCGCCGCAGCTCGCTTCTGCGCAGCAGCCGGCGCACCAGCATGGACCGGCAATCGAAGGCACGGTTCTGACGATCAGCGCCGAAGGCAAAACCGAAAGCGCGCCGGACATGGCGACAGTCAATCTTGGCGTCACCACCGAAGGACAAACAGCGGCCGCCGCACTCGCCGCCAACGCGCAGCGCATGAATGCGCTGACCCAAGCGCTGCGCCGCGCCGGCGTCGCCGAGCGCGACATTCAAACCGCCAACGTTTCGGTGAGCCCGCAATATGCGTACGGCGAAAACACGCCGCCGCGCCTCACTGGCTACCAGGCGTCGAACAACGTGAACGCGCGCGTGCGCAACATCGCCAATGTCGGCCGCGTGATCGATGCGGCGGTGGGCGCCGGCGGCAACACCGTCAATGGCGTGAGCTTCTCGCACCAGGACCCGGATGCGCAACTTGACGCCGCACGCCGCGACGCCTCGACCGAAGCGCGCCGCCGCGCCGATCTTTACGCGCAATCTTTTGGCATGCGCGTGCATCGCGTGATCGCGATCAGCGAGAGCGGCGGCTACCCGCCGCCGATGCCGTATCCTGTAATGATGCAAGCGCGCATGGCCGACGGCGCGCAAAGCACGCCGATCGCGCCGGGCGAAGTGGAAACGCGCGTGAACCTCAGCGTTACCTACGAATTGCGCTAA